In Pseudomonadota bacterium, the genomic stretch CACGCCGTGCGCAATCGCGAGGCCCTGGACAACCAGCACCAACGCCGCCGGCAAGGCCACGGCGAGGCCGATGTCGGCGTTGCCGAACCAACCTACGAGCGCCAACGCGAACAGCGAGACTCGTACTTTCGCCGGCAGGTTCAGCGCATGAAACGCCGACTGAAAGCCGCCCGGCTGGAACACCCGCGCCTGCCAGCTGCGACCGAGGTACACCCCGATCAGGGTGTTCATCAGGAAGCCGGACGCCAACATGCCCGTGCCGAACCGCGCGAGCGTGTTGACCGTGCTGGCGGCCACTTCGGGATCCATGTCGCCCGAGCTCGCTGCCACGAAGCGGCCCATGTAGTCCTGCCACATCGCGTAGGGCGCATCAACAATGACATACACGCCAATCACCGTGAGCATCGCCAGACCGAAGGCCGCGAGTGTCGCGAGCTCCAGGCTGACGGTGGCCCGCAACACGAGCGCCACCACGATCACCGGACCCCAGAACACCGCACCCGAGTAGAGCGCAAACCACGCGCCACCCGGCGCCGGCACCAGCAGGTGGAACGCCACCGCGGCCGCAGCCGCCAGGGCCACTGCGACGGTGCCGGTGCGCCAGCCGTGGCGCATCAGGTACATCGCGATGGCCGCAGCGCTGAACCACATGGCCGGCGGCAGGATGGCCCCGAGCGTCAGCATGCTGGAGGCCACCAACGCGGTTTGCCATGGCCCTTTGGAGGCGAATTGCGCTAACACGGCGAGTGCACCGGGTAACCCGATCGGGCGACCCGGCAGGCGATCAGTGCCGGTCGGTGTAGGGCAGCAACGCGAGGTAGCGCGCGCGCTTCACCGCAGTGGACAACTGACGCTGGTACTTGGCCTTGGTGCCGGTGATCCGGCTCGGCACGATCTTGCCCGTCTCGGTGACGTAGCCCTTGAGCATCTCGAGGTCCTTGTAGTCGATCTCGGTAATGCCTTCGGCGGTGAACCGGCAGTATTTACGACGGCGAAAAAAGCGTGACATGGAAAACTCTCCTGAAAACGGTGGGGGCGTCAGTCGGCCGCCGGGGCCGGTGCTGCGTCGCCAGACGCGTCAGCGGCGGGCGCGGCAGACTCGGCAGGCGCTGCGGGCGCGGCGCCCTCGGACGCGTCGCTGCGGGCCGGGCGGGCGTCCTTGCTCTCGTCGCGTTTGGCGAGCGGCGAGGTGCCGGTGACAGCGGTCTCACGCTTGATCACCATGTGGCGAATGACGGCGTCGTTGAACCGGAAGGCACCCGTCAGGTCGTCGATGACTGCCGTTTCACACTCGATGTTCAGCAGAATGTAGTGGGCTTTGTAGACCTTGTTGATCGGGTACGCGAGTTGGCGGCGTCCCCAGTCTTCGAGTCGGTGAATGGTGCCACCGCCTTGTTCGATCATCGCGCGGTAGCGCTCGTTCATGGCGGGGACTTGTTCGCTCTGGTCCGGATGGACCATGAACACGATTTCGTAGTGTCGCATTGCTGCTCCTTGTGGGTTTGGCCCCATCGGGACCAAGGAGTAAATCAGGCTACCGCCGCGTAGGCAGACGGTAACCGGAGAAGTATACGGCCAAGAGACGCCGAATGCCACGGTTGGGCACGTTTCAGCCGTGACCGCGTTGCCGCACCGCCTCGAACAACAGCACGCCCGCCGCAACCGAGACGTTCAGGCTGCCCGCAGCCCCCCACATCGGGATGTGGACCAGGTGGTCGCACTTCTGCCGTGTGAGCCGCCGCAGCCCACGGTCCTCGGCCCCGAGGATCAGTGCCGTCGGCACAGCGAGATCCACCTCGGTGTGGGCCACCCTCGCCTCTCCGGCCGCGCCCACCCGCCAGACACCGTGGTCAGCCAGGGTGTCGAGCGTGCGCGCCAGGTTGCCCACGCGCACCAACGGCATGCGTTCGGCAGCGCCCACCGACGCCTTTCGCGCCGCCGCGCTGAGCGGCGCCGCCTTGTCGCGCGGCGTCACCACGGCGAGACAGCCCGCTGCCTCGGCCGTGCGCAGGCAGGCGCCGAGGTTGCGCGGGTCCTGAACCCCGTCGAGCACCAACACGAGTGGCGTTGCCTCGACCGCCCCCAGCCGGTGCCAGAGGCTGTCCTCGCCTTCGGGGTCGCGTGGCACCACCGCGAGGCAAACCCCCTGGTGCACGCCACCGTCGCAGCGTGCGTCGAGCGCCGACTGCGAGGCCGACGCCACCGTGATGCCCGCCGCCGCAGCACGCTCGACGAGATCCAGCGTCAACCCGGCCTGCACCCACAGCCGTTTCACACTGCGCGGCCGCTGGTCCAACACGGCAGCACACGCGTGACGGCCGTACACCAGGCTGGTTTCGGCCTCGCGCGTCACGCCCGTTTCTTGCCGCGTCGCCGTGTGCCGGCCCGCGGTTCCACCAGCTCGAGGTCTATCTTGCGTTCGTCGAGGTCAACGCGCACCACCCGCACGGCCAGTGGGTCACCGAGCGCGAAACGCCGGCCGCCCCGCTTGCCGATCAGCGTGTGTTGCGCCGGTTCGAAGTGGTAGTAGTCGTTCGGCAGACTCGTGATATGCACCAAGCCCTCGACATGCACATCGCTGAGTTCGACAAAGAGACCGAAACTGGTCACCGCCGACACCGCACCCGAAAAACGTTCGCCGACGTGTCCGCGCATGTACTCGCACTTGAGCCAGTTCACGACGTCGCGCGTGGCATCGTCGGCCCGGCGCTCGGCGAGCGAACTGCTCTCGCCAAGGGCGTTCATGCGTTCGAGCGACACCGGAAAGGTGCGCGCCGTGCCGCCGCCGAGCACGTGTTTGATCGCGCGGTGCACCAGCAGGTCGGGGTAGCGCCGGATCGGCGAGGTGAAGTGCGCGTAGCCATCGAGCGCGAGCCCGAAATGCCCGGTGTTGGCCGGTTGGTAGACCGCCTGTTTCAACGACCGCAGCAGCACTGTCTGAATCTGCGCCGCGTCGCTGCGACCGGCCATGTCGGCGACGACCTGCGCGTAGTCCTGCGCGCTGGGTTCATCGCCGCCCCCGAGGTGCAGCCCGCGCACCGAGAGGTACTCGCGGAGCTCGGTGAGCTTGTCTTCGTTGGGCCCCTCGTGGACGCGGTAGAGCGTTGGAATGCGTTTGCGTTGCAGCAACTTCGCCGCGGCCACGTTCGCGAGGATCATGCACTCCTCGATCAGCCGGTGTGCGTCGTTGCGCACCACCGGCACGATCGAGTCGATCTTGCGCGAGGCGTCGAATTCGATGCGCGTCTCAGTGCTCTCGAATTCGATCGCGCCGCGGTTCTGGCGAGAGGCGATCAGGCACTGAAACAGCGCGTGCAGGTTTTCCAGGTGCGGCACCAGCGCCGCGTGGGTGTCGCGCAAGCCGGCGTCGCGGTCGATCAGCATCGCCGCGACCTCGGTGTAGGTGAGCCGTGCGTGCGAGCGCATGACCGCCTCGTGAAAGCGCGTGCGCGTGAGCGCGCCCTCGGCGCTGACGCTCAGCTCCGCGACCATGCACAGCCGATCGACGTCGGGGTTCAGCGAGCACAACCCGTTCGAGAGCGCCTCTGGCAACATCGGTACCACACGCCCCGGAAAGTACACCGACGTGCCGCGTTTCTCCGCGCTGAGGTCGAGCGGGCTGCCCGGCGTGACGTAGTGCGCGACGTCGGCAATGGCAACCAGCAGACGGAAGCTGCCGTTGCGTCGGCGTTCGCACCAGACCGCGTCATCGAAGTCCCGCGCGTCTTCGCCGTCGATCGTGACCAACGGCACGTCGCGCAGGTCCAGCCGGCCGCGCTTGTCGGTGGCCCGGACCCGGTCACCGCAGGCCTCGGCCTGCTCGCGCGCGCCGTCCGGCCAGGTGTTCGGGATACCGTGGCCGAGGATGGCGATGTCGATCTCCATGCCGGGCGCCATGCTGTCACCGAGCACCTGCACCACGCGCCCGAGCGGCGGACGGCGTGTGTCGGGTTGCCGCACGATCTCGACCAGCACGATCTGGCCGTTGCGCGCGCCGCCCATGTCGTCGGACCCGACCATGATGTCCTGGTGGATGCGCGCGTTTTCCGGGCGCAGGTAAGCGGCGCCGCGCTCGATGACGAGTCGCCCGACGATCGATTCGTTGGCCCGCTCGAGCACCTCGACCACCTGCCCCTCGCGCCGGCCGCGCCGGTCGACCCCGCTGACCCGCGCGACCACGCGGTCGCCGTGGAGCACCGCCCGCATCTCGCGCGGGCTGAGGTAGAGGTCATCGCTGCCGTCCTCGGGGCCCATGAAACCGAAACCGTTCGGGTGCGCAGTGATGCGGCCCCGCAGGAGATCCCGCTCGTCGACCACGAGGTAGGCGCCGCGCCGGTTTTCGACCAGTTGCCCGTCGCGCACCATCGCGTTCAGGCGCCGCCGCAGCGCTTCGGTGGCTTCCTCGCCGCGCACGCGCAGGATCCGTTGCAGCTCATCGCGCGTCGCGGGCGCGCCGAGGTCACCGATGACCGTCAGCAGGTGCTCGCGCGAAGCGATCGGCTTGGCGTAGCGCAATTGTTCGCGATCGGCAAAGGGGTCGGTGGACGTGCGGTCAGTCGCTTTGCCCGCGCCACGGCGTGTACGCGTCTTGCGCGGCGCACTGCGCGTGGTTGAGGCCTTGGGTTTGCGGGGCGTGTTCTTTTTCTTTTGAGCCATGGGTACCGTCGGGGGGACAAGATCGACCGGCGT encodes the following:
- the rpsR gene encoding 30S ribosomal protein S18, whose amino-acid sequence is MSRFFRRRKYCRFTAEGITEIDYKDLEMLKGYVTETGKIVPSRITGTKAKYQRQLSTAVKRARYLALLPYTDRH
- the rlmB gene encoding 23S rRNA (guanosine(2251)-2'-O)-methyltransferase RlmB, producing the protein MTREAETSLVYGRHACAAVLDQRPRSVKRLWVQAGLTLDLVERAAAAGITVASASQSALDARCDGGVHQGVCLAVVPRDPEGEDSLWHRLGAVEATPLVLVLDGVQDPRNLGACLRTAEAAGCLAVVTPRDKAAPLSAAARKASVGAAERMPLVRVGNLARTLDTLADHGVWRVGAAGEARVAHTEVDLAVPTALILGAEDRGLRRLTRQKCDHLVHIPMWGAAGSLNVSVAAGVLLFEAVRQRGHG
- the rnr gene encoding ribonuclease R, which codes for MAQKKKNTPRKPKASTTRSAPRKTRTRRGAGKATDRTSTDPFADREQLRYAKPIASREHLLTVIGDLGAPATRDELQRILRVRGEEATEALRRRLNAMVRDGQLVENRRGAYLVVDERDLLRGRITAHPNGFGFMGPEDGSDDLYLSPREMRAVLHGDRVVARVSGVDRRGRREGQVVEVLERANESIVGRLVIERGAAYLRPENARIHQDIMVGSDDMGGARNGQIVLVEIVRQPDTRRPPLGRVVQVLGDSMAPGMEIDIAILGHGIPNTWPDGAREQAEACGDRVRATDKRGRLDLRDVPLVTIDGEDARDFDDAVWCERRRNGSFRLLVAIADVAHYVTPGSPLDLSAEKRGTSVYFPGRVVPMLPEALSNGLCSLNPDVDRLCMVAELSVSAEGALTRTRFHEAVMRSHARLTYTEVAAMLIDRDAGLRDTHAALVPHLENLHALFQCLIASRQNRGAIEFESTETRIEFDASRKIDSIVPVVRNDAHRLIEECMILANVAAAKLLQRKRIPTLYRVHEGPNEDKLTELREYLSVRGLHLGGGDEPSAQDYAQVVADMAGRSDAAQIQTVLLRSLKQAVYQPANTGHFGLALDGYAHFTSPIRRYPDLLVHRAIKHVLGGGTARTFPVSLERMNALGESSSLAERRADDATRDVVNWLKCEYMRGHVGERFSGAVSAVTSFGLFVELSDVHVEGLVHITSLPNDYYHFEPAQHTLIGKRGGRRFALGDPLAVRVVRVDLDERKIDLELVEPRAGTRRRGKKRA
- the rpsF gene encoding 30S ribosomal protein S6, producing the protein MRHYEIVFMVHPDQSEQVPAMNERYRAMIEQGGGTIHRLEDWGRRQLAYPINKVYKAHYILLNIECETAVIDDLTGAFRFNDAVIRHMVIKRETAVTGTSPLAKRDESKDARPARSDASEGAAPAAPAESAAPAADASGDAAPAPAAD